Proteins encoded in a region of the Megalops cyprinoides isolate fMegCyp1 chromosome 3, fMegCyp1.pri, whole genome shotgun sequence genome:
- the bscl2 gene encoding seipin, which produces MGAVMGPVLLWLQDVVAVAVLRARRTLLQAAILLCVLVLLLWVAIFLYGSFYYSYMPTVSFTTPVHYYYRTDCDSSSTALCSFPMANVSLLRNGKDQVMVHGQPYRISLELEMPESPVNQQLGMFMVRMSCYAKDGQTVASVARSAMLHYRSGLLQTLSTLFFSPLLLSGVSEQKQYVEVELFADHREDSYRPTKGAVIEIQSHHVQLYGAQLRIHAHFTGIRYFLYNFPLISAVIGVGSNFAFLSVIVLFSYLQFTWGGIWPPEQVRVRVMMGDDTRLQQRREEVRKRIGSSSSLKKKSESGSDIIIEPAESAQRKGELETLGTVSPVDQSSTLQDSSTVFETTTEELPAFTLTHRPVEADVGEAEADDPEVEGTAVEDSRGQAEGSQEPQLTDTTLRHRHGPQSI; this is translated from the exons ATGGGCGCCGTCATGGGACCGGTTCTACTGTGGCTGCAGGACGTGGTGGCCGTGGCGGTCCTGAGGGCCCGGCGGACCCTGCTGCAGGCTGCtatcctgctctgtgtgctggtaCTGTTACTCTGGGTGGCCATCTTCCTGTACGGCAGTTTCTACTATTCCTACATGCCCACTGTCAGCTTCACCACGCCGGTGCACTACTACTATAG GACTGACTGTGATTCTTCGAGCACAGCCCTCTGTTCCTTTCCCATGGCGAATGTCTCGCTTTTGAGGAATGGCAAAGACCAG gtgATGGTGCACGGCCAGCCGTATCGGATCTCTCTAGAGTTGGAGATGCCCGAGTCACCAGTGAATCAGCAGCTGGGCATGTTCATGGTCAGGATGTCCTGCTACGCTAAGGATGGTCAGACGGTCGCCTCTGTGGCCCGCTCG GCCATGCTGCATTATCGCTCCGGCCTCCTCCAGACGCTGAGcactctgtttttctctcctctcctgctgtctggAGTGTCAGAGCAGAAGCAGTATGTTGAAGTGGAGCTCTTCGCTGACCACAGGGAGGATTCT TACCGGCCCACAAAAGGTGCAGTGATTGAGATCCAGTCTCATCATGTTCAGCTCTATGGAGCACAGCTCCGCATCCACGCTCACTTCACTGGCATCAG GTACTTCCTGTACAACTTCCCTCTGATATCGGCAGTGATTGGTGTGGGCAGCAACTTCGCCTTTCTTAGTGTCATCGTGCTCTTTAGCTACCTGCAGTTCACTTGGGGTGGAATTTGGCCTCCAGAGCAGGTCAGAGTCAGG GTGATGATGGGAGATGACACTCGCCTTCAGCAGCGAAGAGAGGAGGTTCGTAAACGTATTGGATCGTCCAGTTCTCTGA AAAAGAAGTCGGAgtcaggaagtgacatcattaTAGAACCTGCAGAGTCTGCTCAGAGGAAAG gtgagctggaaacactTGGGACTGTTTCCCCTGTGGATCAGTCGTCCACTTTGCAGGACAGCAGCACAG tgtttgAGACCACCACAGAGGAGCTCCCTGCGTTTACCTTAACCCACCGGCCAGTGGAGGCAGACGTGGGCGAGGCAGAGGCTGATGATCCCGAGGTTGAAGGAacagcagtggaggacagtAGGGGTCAAGCGGAGGGCTCCCAGGAGCCACAACTCACTGACACCACCCTCCGCCACAGACACGGGCCACAAAGCATCTGA